The segment aatttaacattactgcatgttggttatgaaatcaattgggaaagaaaatatttttttgaatagaaaGAAAATGGACGAACTGATAAAATGAATGTATATAAGGTATTAAGTTAGCATAtaataaggaaataatttattaacattaattgttagttaataggatcagaaaatatatcatatccAATAGTAGgttcaatttaaaaatccacctagaaaaagtcacaatgtttctattttaataagatagattagattacatatcggtcatccatcagttcaatcggttagtctcgggttttagtgattttttaatatgaatattttaaaaacataaattgaattgtcagatctccggattaaccgtaTAATCataatcgggttgaatttaaaaatactgatttaaatgcaaacatattttaaatacacactctttaaaaataaccaaaatatttgttaaattattagtgaaatttttcatcgtaaaatatcccgcgcttcaaaagcgcggatcaaaatctagttgccGGTAAATGTCAAACGTcaacttgagagagagagagagaatcttaAGGAAACCCCATATGTCTCACATAATACTCAAATGCTTGAGATTAAATCATTTACCTTTTTGTGTAAACGGTTAATCAATAGtctatgttataaataattaatacagAGAAATACCAACAAGattctattaataattttcatttcACTCGAAAAATCCTTAAGCAAACTATAGTCTTTACTAGTTAATGTTAAGaacttaaataatatattattcaaaaaaaaagaacttaaatAATATACAGATTGACATAATACTCAAATGTTTGAGATTAAATCATTTACCTTTTTGTGTAAACGGTTACTTCTTTTCTTACTTTATCGTATAACTAATAATCCCTCTGGGCCAACAGTCTATGTTATCAATACTCGCCCGGTAGTGCGGGTAAATCTCTACTACAGAATTAATACAGAGAAATACCAACAAGATTCTATAAATAATTTCCATCCCACTCGCAAAATCCTTAAGCAAACTATAGTCTTTACATTAGTTAGCGTTAAGAACTTGAATAATATACAGATTGATAATTAACCTAATTAAAAATCGCTCGAGTTCTTATGGTAGTCATCATTAACCTCCAAGCAACAATTAAAACCAAAGAGATAACTGATAACTCTATATAAACAGTATACACTAAACAAATACTGAAATAGAGTTAAAAACAATATGGAATCAGTATCAGAAAACTAGTTATTTACTTATAAGCTAATATAAGTAAAACAAATTACCTTGGATGTTGAGTGTTCTTGACAACTTTCTGGCCATATTTTCTCCATCTATATCCATCATCTAAGACGTCAACATCGCTTAGTGTCTTGAAGCAAAACCGAGGCTCCCTCACTTTTCTTCTTGTCTTAAGCTTCTTCATTTTCGGGGTAGGCACTACTCCTAACAGCTTCATGGTATGCTTATGACGAGGAGGAGTTTCGTGATGTTGATGATTATTAATACCACCACCTTCACCAACACCATCATCAGTCTCGCTTACATGGTTGTTTTTCTTGCTGTATCCGTATCTTGCTTGACTACTCCATGCCCTAAATTACATTAATACAACGCATTTGTGTCATAAGTAGCTGTCTGCGTGTATGGCCACTTAAACCAAAATGTAAATTTAGCCAGGGTACAAACTGTATACGTTAAAGGAACTTTCatcaacatattaaaaatatataagttacaaaaaaaaaacaaattaaaataatttcgaTTTTTCTTTAACTTTTGGAAAATTAAGTTTTTCATTTGAATGCCAAAAGTTTTACACTTTAAATGACGGATTGTATGTGCGGCGTGCACATGTAGATCGTATTATATAtttcctccgtttcatattaaatgtcgttttacagaatttttttcgttgcaaaataaatgtcgttttagagtttcaatgcaaaatttattaactttattctccattctatttttctatttttctatttttctattggttgaattatatcggtaatgatattttatattgaaaatatgcaaaattaaatactttcttaatccgtgtgtacaagtctaaaacgacacttataatgaaacagagagagtatgaGCTATGCTATGAATCTGTAGAAAAGCATTTAATATACTTTTGAACTGTTTTAGGCTCTTGGTAACTTATCGCTCATCCTTTCAGAGATCATAGTATATGCACGATGAATATGTGATAAATTGATCATATGAAGGAAGCACTATCTTAGACGGGAATGTAAAAAAGggagatttatatatatagttgttgTTGTAGagatgtatattatataaatataaaattttataggcCCAAATATTTTTTGGATAGATTAGctaacttttaattatttttttggttgataAAGATTCTCTAACTTGTTTAATGTACTTTTTCATAAGTAACTTACCATGGATCTAAAGAGGGTCTTTGAGATGATATACCACCGGTAAGACGACGATGATCAAGATTAACAATACCATCATGAAAATCCCTTTGCTTTGGTGAAGATAAAGAAGAGATCGAGATTAGAGTTTCCGGAAGATTCGCCGTGAGGTTGATTGGATCTTGAGGGTGAATAACAAAGGAAGATGAATTATGGTGAAGGAAGGAGTCTAAGGAGTGATGACTTTGAAATGGAGACacaagagaagaaggagaagatgaagacgaagaagatgatgaagataaTGTTTGATTTGGGAAAGAGAAAAAGAGCCCTAGATGGTTAGTATTGTTAGGGTTTATAATGTTTTGTGGTTCATCAAACAAGCTTATTCCTTGGTTTATCGTACCCATCTTTCTCTTTATTTTGCGCAAAAACTCGAAGGAAACGAGACTGTGTCGGCGTGTGCAAGGGCCAAgggaggagaggagaggagattTTGTTTTGGCTGGATATTATAGTTTGATTTTGGGTCGAGACAATCCAATCCATCCATGTGAGTGTTTcgacaaatatataaatgttggAAAATAAAGCTGCGCGTGGGTCCAATTGGAGTGGCTTTGTTTTACCTGTGACTAAATGCTAAAGATTGTTTTAATTCcctgattttgaaattaaatataaaattataagcaGTATTTGGATAGCTACATTAATAACGTTATattttggtattactctttagCGAATTTGGATGTTTAAAAGATGATCGATTTTAGAAAAGTTATAACGGTTGCGATACCAGAGcaaccaaaataattataattttgtatgaAGATTTTTTGTGTGGTGGTTGTCTTGTATATATACTTGTTGTGTGACGATAGTACGTAAAAGTTTGAGGCGTGGTTGTTGTTACTAGTTTTTTGGAAACTAAAGTTGTTGTTACTAGTTACTACGTGAATAAAAAACAATCATCTACTCATTTGAAAAACTATACAAATCTATCTTTACTATgtagttttctatttttgaaaagaaaataaagaaatatattgGATATTGTCTAATTTTAGTTGacacagaaaataaatatttttgcatatgtaataaaaatgggaaaatcaagaaagaaagaagagaaaggagaaaACAAACGCGTCTGGACACTCGAGAGAAAGATGAAGAGAGGTAGTGGGAGTTAACGTCGTGTCGCTTAAACGGCAGTCTGCTTTGGTTACGGCGTCACGTCACGTCCCTTAAACGGCGTTCATGTGTTGGTTACTCCATTATTATTTATGGCAAATAAAACCAGCATGACCTAGCATTTCAGAAATATCACTGAAAATAAACTTATTggtatacaatataataaaaaagtcACAAACCGATTAATCCCAATCGACAAATCCAAATTCGTGTTTActtatctataaaaaaaattgcaaaagtcttatgatttttttagtGGAAAATACCCAGGTTAAtgaaattttcttataaaaggcACACTGATTTGTAAACTGCTTTGATTTCTTATGGTTCACATTTTGAAAATCTATGAACTGAAGATTACTTGTCAAACGTTTGTAgctttttacaaaaataaattatatatgttcaAGAGGGATAATTTCACGGTTTTGTGATAATTCTTTGCGGTAAACAACTCCAAAGTTCTCTAGAATTGGC is part of the Raphanus sativus cultivar WK10039 chromosome 5, ASM80110v3, whole genome shotgun sequence genome and harbors:
- the LOC108849170 gene encoding probable WRKY transcription factor 13 isoform X2 — its product is MGTINQGISLFDEPQNIINPNNTNHLGLFFSFPNQTLSSSSSSSSSSPSSLVSPFQSHHSLDSFLHHNSSSFVIHPQDPINLTANLPETLISISSLSSPKQRDFHDGIVNLDHRRLTGGISSQRPSLDPWAWSSQARYGYSKKNNHVSETDDGVGEGGGINNHQHHETPPRHKHTMKLLGVVPTPKMKKLKTRRKVREPRFCFKTLSDVDVLDDGYRWRKYGQKVVKNTQHPRCTQEKCRVKKRVERLADDPRMVITTYEGRHLHSPSNHLDDDSHSSSHHSPLSNFFW
- the LOC108849170 gene encoding probable WRKY transcription factor 13 isoform X1 produces the protein MGTINQGISLFDEPQNIINPNNTNHLGLFFSFPNQTLSSSSSSSSSSPSSLVSPFQSHHSLDSFLHHNSSSFVIHPQDPINLTANLPETLISISSLSSPKQRDFHDGIVNLDHRRLTGGISSQRPSLDPWAWSSQARYGYSKKNNHVSETDDGVGEGGGINNHQHHETPPRHKHTMKLLGVVPTPKMKKLKTRRKVREPRFCFKTLSDVDVLDDGYRWRKYGQKVVKNTQHPRSYYRCTQEKCRVKKRVERLADDPRMVITTYEGRHLHSPSNHLDDDSHSSSHHSPLSNFFW